The Arachis hypogaea cultivar Tifrunner chromosome 16, arahy.Tifrunner.gnm2.J5K5, whole genome shotgun sequence genome contains a region encoding:
- the LOC112755126 gene encoding sister chromatid cohesion 1 protein 2 isoform X2 codes for MSYSRFLSSSKGPLWVAAYCFKHLKKAQILQTHIPSSVDKILQDEMNAISYRVLAYLLLGVVRIYSKKAEYLLDDCNGMLVRINKFVIKTKDKAPMETMRMSVIIPDRFELDAFDLDILEDAGGGHIASQEEITLKDVVCSNEGFGLFSLDKFEKFDLCQNICIDDHAMLEDFCESHEMDVEYEFLLPNSPTNLMEDKNISEKSIVHVGEPMNFDMVLLAEGVEKEPVDLFGQDQQINEILAIHEAASCEDKLPEERSRISRDEWVDTSIFSGRVKEPVLSVEALNESHQVDEEQSVVLETSSSLCQMQKESNEVHEIRNFQENTKMPQEDKSHQKDFCMDHSKSSGAEKNLEENTKRSVEEHEKESKFMCQVKVLLECEKLKVISAESKNLDATPQSKLQGSSVRKQKQGATSPEFMHISTPALRERASFSRKRKIVIDGMVVVPNEVLKKSLYDTSDLIANRRKFRRTLLSVQRESRISNLCDGFHRPLFPCSSLDLCSLFSKSKISSSLKIVENQENLDVSNSQTVGSPVHTAIAPQTPCQRPVPLQILEIPARLDVSENVGSPEQIETAPRTPPQLQKTKLRPIEQLERNEIQHSDNLEPSIPHGTIDREQPLRRDDELNLMEEVINSCETENSDLSGWSERTRRVARYLHRSYLGLRKQTHEQVVNFSQVLEGRVRKECARLFYELLVLRTTSYVGVEQNSAYGDILMVKLQKLDQAFGLIDL; via the exons atgtcaTACTCAAGGTTCCTCAGCTCAAGTAAAGGCCCTTTGTGGGTTGCAGCTTACTGTTTCAAGCACCTCAAGAAAGCTCAAATCCTTCAGACTCACATTCCTTCCTCTGTTG ACAAGATTTTGCAGGATGAAATGAATGCTATCTCCTATAGAGTGCTTGCCTATCTTCTTCTTGGTGTTGTCAGAATATATTCAAAGAAGGCTGAATATTTGTTAGATGATTGCAATGGGATGCTTGTTAGAATCAATAAGTTCGTGatcaaaacaaaagacaaagcACCCATGGAAACAATGCGGATGTCTGTTATTATACCAGACAGATTTGAGCTGGATGCTTTTGATCTAGACATACTTGAAGATGCTGGCGG AGGCCATATTGCTTCACAGGAGGAAATTACTCTTAAAG ATGTTGTGTGTAGCAATGAGGGATTTGGGCTGTTTTCTCTAGACAAG TTTGAGAAGTTTGATCTTTGTCAAAATATCTGCATTGATGATCATGCTATGTTGGAAGA TTTTTGTGAATCACATGAGATGGACGTGGAATATGAATTTTTGCTGCCAAATAGTCCTACTAATTTAATGGAGGACAAGAATATATCTGAAAAGAGCATAGTCCATGTGGGTGAGCCAATGAACTTTGACATGGTTTTGTTAGCTGAAGGAGTAGAAAAAGAACCTGTTGACTTATTTGGTCAAGATCAACAAATTAATGAAATTCTGGCAATTCATGAAGCTGCATCATGCGAGGACAAATTACCTGAAGAAAGAAGTAGAATATCTAGAGATGAATGGGTGGATACCAGTATATTTTCTGGGAGAGTAAAGGAACCTGTGCTATCTGTTGAAGCACTTAATGAATCTCATCAAGTTGATGAAGAACAGAGTGTGGTTCTGGAGACATCAAGCTCATTGTGCCAAATGCAGAAAGAAAGTAATGAAGTTCATGAAATAAGAAATTTTcaagaaaatacaaaaatgccccaagaagATAAATCCCATCAGAAAGATTTTTGCATGGACCACAGTAAATCTTCTGGTGCGGAGAAAAACCTTGAAGAAAACACTAAAAGATCTGTTGAAGAGCATGAGAAAGAGAGCAAATTTATGTGTCAAGTAAAGGTTTTACTTGAATGTGAAAAGCTTAAGGTTATTTCAGCGGAGTCAAAAAATCTTGATGCAACACCTCAGTCTAAGCTTCAAGGAAGTTCAGTTAGAAAACAAAAACAAG GAGCTACTTCACCAGAGTTTATGCATATTTCGACACCGGCTTTAAGGGAGCGTGCATCCTtttcaaggaaaagaaaaattgttaTTGATGGAATGGTAGTGGTGCCTAATGA GGTACTTAAAAAAAGTCTCTATGATACAAGTGACTTAATTGCTAACCGCAGAAAATTCCGCCGTACTTTATTGTCTGTGCAGAGAGAATCTCGCATATCCAATCTTTGTGATGGATTCCACAGACCTCTATTTCCTT GTTCTTCCTTAGATCTTTGCTCCTTATTCTCTAAAAGCAAAATATCAAGTTCCCTCAAAATTGTGGAAAATCAAGAAAACTTAGATGTATCAAACTCTCAAACTGTTGGCAGTCCAGTGCATACAGCAATAGCTCCACAAACCCCTTGTCAGCGCCCAGTTCCCCTTCAAATTTTGGAAATTCCAGCGAGGTTAGATGTGTCAGAAAATGTTGGCAGTCCAGAGCAGATAGAAACTGCACCGAGAACGCCTCCTCAGTTGCAAAAGACAAAACTTAGACCAATTGAGCAACTGGAGAGAAATGAAATTCAGCACAGTGATAATTTAGAACCTTCAATTCCACATGGAACTATAGATAGAGAGCAACCTTTGAGAAGGGACGATGAACTCAATCTGATGGAAGAG GTGATAAATTCATGTGAAACGGAGAATTCAGACTTGT CTGGGTGGTCTGAACGAACCAG GAGAGTTGCGAGGTACTTGCACCGGAGTTATCTGGGCCTAAGGAAACAGACACACGAGCAAGTTGTGAATTTTTCACAAGTTTTGGAAGGACGCGTGAGGAAAGAATGTGCAAGGCTCTTTTATGAATTACTG GTTTTGAGAACCACAAGTTATGTGGGTGTCGAGCAAAATAGTGCTTATGGTGACATACTAATGGTTAAACTCCAAAAATTGGATCAAGCTTTTGGACTTATTGACTTGTAA
- the LOC112755126 gene encoding sister chromatid cohesion 1 protein 2 isoform X1, producing the protein MSYSRFLSSSKGPLWVAAYCFKHLKKAQILQTHIPSSVDKILQDEMNAISYRVLAYLLLGVVRIYSKKAEYLLDDCNGMLVRINKFVIKTKDKAPMETMRMSVIIPDRFELDAFDLDILEDAGGGHIASQEEITLKDVVCSNEGFGLFSLDKFEKFDLCQNICIDDHAMLEDFCESHEMDVEYEFLLPNSPTNLMEDKNISEKSIVHVGEPMNFDMVLLAEGVEKEPVDLFGQDQQINEILAIHEAASCEDKLPEERSRISRDEWVDTSIFSGRVKEPVLSVEALNESHQVDEEQSVVLETSSSLCQMQKESNEVHEIRNFQENTKMPQEDKSHQKDFCMDHSKSSGAEKNLEENTKRSVEEHEKESKFMCQVKVLLECEKLKVISAESKNLDATPQSKLQGSSVRKQKQGATSPEFMHISTPALRERASFSRKRKIVIDGMVVVPNEVLKKSLYDTSDLIANRRKFRRTLLSVQRESRISNLCDGFHRPLFPCSSLDLCSLFSKSKISSSLKIVENQENLDVSNSQTVGSPVHTAIAPQTPCQRPVPLQILEIPARLDVSENVGSPEQIETAPRTPPQLQKTKLRPIEQLERNEIQHSDNLEPSIPHGTIDREQPLRRDDELNLMEEVINSCETENSDLLAGWSERTRRVARYLHRSYLGLRKQTHEQVVNFSQVLEGRVRKECARLFYELLVLRTTSYVGVEQNSAYGDILMVKLQKLDQAFGLIDL; encoded by the exons atgtcaTACTCAAGGTTCCTCAGCTCAAGTAAAGGCCCTTTGTGGGTTGCAGCTTACTGTTTCAAGCACCTCAAGAAAGCTCAAATCCTTCAGACTCACATTCCTTCCTCTGTTG ACAAGATTTTGCAGGATGAAATGAATGCTATCTCCTATAGAGTGCTTGCCTATCTTCTTCTTGGTGTTGTCAGAATATATTCAAAGAAGGCTGAATATTTGTTAGATGATTGCAATGGGATGCTTGTTAGAATCAATAAGTTCGTGatcaaaacaaaagacaaagcACCCATGGAAACAATGCGGATGTCTGTTATTATACCAGACAGATTTGAGCTGGATGCTTTTGATCTAGACATACTTGAAGATGCTGGCGG AGGCCATATTGCTTCACAGGAGGAAATTACTCTTAAAG ATGTTGTGTGTAGCAATGAGGGATTTGGGCTGTTTTCTCTAGACAAG TTTGAGAAGTTTGATCTTTGTCAAAATATCTGCATTGATGATCATGCTATGTTGGAAGA TTTTTGTGAATCACATGAGATGGACGTGGAATATGAATTTTTGCTGCCAAATAGTCCTACTAATTTAATGGAGGACAAGAATATATCTGAAAAGAGCATAGTCCATGTGGGTGAGCCAATGAACTTTGACATGGTTTTGTTAGCTGAAGGAGTAGAAAAAGAACCTGTTGACTTATTTGGTCAAGATCAACAAATTAATGAAATTCTGGCAATTCATGAAGCTGCATCATGCGAGGACAAATTACCTGAAGAAAGAAGTAGAATATCTAGAGATGAATGGGTGGATACCAGTATATTTTCTGGGAGAGTAAAGGAACCTGTGCTATCTGTTGAAGCACTTAATGAATCTCATCAAGTTGATGAAGAACAGAGTGTGGTTCTGGAGACATCAAGCTCATTGTGCCAAATGCAGAAAGAAAGTAATGAAGTTCATGAAATAAGAAATTTTcaagaaaatacaaaaatgccccaagaagATAAATCCCATCAGAAAGATTTTTGCATGGACCACAGTAAATCTTCTGGTGCGGAGAAAAACCTTGAAGAAAACACTAAAAGATCTGTTGAAGAGCATGAGAAAGAGAGCAAATTTATGTGTCAAGTAAAGGTTTTACTTGAATGTGAAAAGCTTAAGGTTATTTCAGCGGAGTCAAAAAATCTTGATGCAACACCTCAGTCTAAGCTTCAAGGAAGTTCAGTTAGAAAACAAAAACAAG GAGCTACTTCACCAGAGTTTATGCATATTTCGACACCGGCTTTAAGGGAGCGTGCATCCTtttcaaggaaaagaaaaattgttaTTGATGGAATGGTAGTGGTGCCTAATGA GGTACTTAAAAAAAGTCTCTATGATACAAGTGACTTAATTGCTAACCGCAGAAAATTCCGCCGTACTTTATTGTCTGTGCAGAGAGAATCTCGCATATCCAATCTTTGTGATGGATTCCACAGACCTCTATTTCCTT GTTCTTCCTTAGATCTTTGCTCCTTATTCTCTAAAAGCAAAATATCAAGTTCCCTCAAAATTGTGGAAAATCAAGAAAACTTAGATGTATCAAACTCTCAAACTGTTGGCAGTCCAGTGCATACAGCAATAGCTCCACAAACCCCTTGTCAGCGCCCAGTTCCCCTTCAAATTTTGGAAATTCCAGCGAGGTTAGATGTGTCAGAAAATGTTGGCAGTCCAGAGCAGATAGAAACTGCACCGAGAACGCCTCCTCAGTTGCAAAAGACAAAACTTAGACCAATTGAGCAACTGGAGAGAAATGAAATTCAGCACAGTGATAATTTAGAACCTTCAATTCCACATGGAACTATAGATAGAGAGCAACCTTTGAGAAGGGACGATGAACTCAATCTGATGGAAGAG GTGATAAATTCATGTGAAACGGAGAATTCAGACTTGT TAGCTGGGTGGTCTGAACGAACCAG GAGAGTTGCGAGGTACTTGCACCGGAGTTATCTGGGCCTAAGGAAACAGACACACGAGCAAGTTGTGAATTTTTCACAAGTTTTGGAAGGACGCGTGAGGAAAGAATGTGCAAGGCTCTTTTATGAATTACTG GTTTTGAGAACCACAAGTTATGTGGGTGTCGAGCAAAATAGTGCTTATGGTGACATACTAATGGTTAAACTCCAAAAATTGGATCAAGCTTTTGGACTTATTGACTTGTAA
- the LOC112755129 gene encoding mitochondrial pyruvate carrier 1: protein MNTLRAFWNSPIGPKTTHFWGPTFNWSLPLAAAMDTKKPPEAISVNMTAVMCIYSALFMRFAWVVRPRNLHLFACHVSNETVQLYQLSRWIRAQRGYDQKKEEAAGEE from the exons ATGAACACCCTTCGAGCGTTTTGGAACAGCCCAATTGGCCCAAAGACTACTCATTTTTGGGGTCCTACCTTCAATTGGAGTCTTCCACTTGCG GCGGCAATGGACACAAAGAAACCGCCAGAAGCGATTTCTGTCAATATGACTGCAG TGATGTGCATTTATTCGGCGCTATTCATGAGGTTTGCTTGGGTGGTACGGCCACGTAACTTGCATCTTTTTGCGTGCCATGTTTCCAATGAAACTGTGCAACTCTACCAGCTTTCAAGGTGGATCAGAGCTCAACG GGGCTATGATCAGAAAAAGGAGGAAGCTGCAGGTGAAGAGTAA